tgcctgtgtggtggaatgaaaggtggtgttgtttactgtgagtgatatctgagggacaggggcaGATctaggaggaaatataatgagtttttgaaaggttcagtttcaggtggcgctgtgacatccaggcggagacagcagagagacagtctgtaaggACTATCTGTAAGGACATAATTAGAAatatcaggagtagacaagtagagttgggtgtcatcagcataaaggtgatactgaagtccaaacgactgaatacgttttcctggtgaagttgtatagagcgagaactgCAGGGGGCCTAGaaaagagccttgaggaactcctgagagggaatgtagtagaagtagagttagagaaggcaactttaaaggaacggtcagacagatagatagacagatagacagatagataggctgtaaaccatgaaagaccagtgtcacgaatgccagtatagaatgtctaggaggagtgtgtggtcaactgtgtcaaaggctgcagagagatctagaaggatgagtatggaatagtgacctttagactttaccaatagaagatcattggttactttggtgagtgcagtttcagttgagtgtgatgggtggaagccagattgcagggggtcgagaaaggagttgtgagtgagatgctggatcaggcgtttgtaaacaagcctttctagtaatttggatgctaatggaagaagggaaaccgtACGATAGTTAGCGGGaaagctgggatcaagggaaggttttttgaggataggagtgattagttcttgtttgtataaggatgaaaaagtaccagtagagagtgaaagatttaataggtgggtaagtgcaggagagagtggatcagagattggatagaggaggcgagagggtatggggtcaaaggaacaggttgtgggttttgagcaggctcaGGCTacaagtttgctaacttcatctagtgttgcaaGGGTGAAGGAGTGCatagtggatgtgagtggactgcacattagtctgagattgttgtcagacggtatgctcagcctaatgtgATCTATTTTcaatccaaaaaacatttttttattcagtccAGTTCTTATGTTTCTTAGCTGCTTTATGACTCTTCAGTCTGTCTGCCTGGAGTCTTCTCTGCACTGGTGAAATGGATACTTTCTTATGTTTGAACTTGTTGAGCTGTGCCTTGATATCTGTGCAGTCAGTCTTATGATCCAAACACTAGGGATGCTAATGTACGTCTGATCTTCATGTTGATCTAAGTATGCCAGACATTTTATTATCAGAGTTCGATAGTAAGCTATATGAAAATATGGTCAATAGATCTAGATTGTTTTACATAGAAGTGACAAAAATTTCTCAATAGAAAGATACATacaacaaaattatattttgaaatgaaaGAGTACAATGGTTAAAATTCtcccaaaaattctaaaaaaacccATCAAAACATCCTATGTATTGGCCGTGTTGTACTACTGTAATGTTTGTATTTGTGTACCAAGGGTTTAATGCCTGACTGCTGCTCTCCTTGTCTAGGAACTATATCCACATAGAATATTAGAACAAACAATAGATGTACTGCCCATTAAGAACACCTAATCTTTGTCAAAGGTCCAAACCAAGCGGCTCTAGCTTCTATTTATCTCTTAAACGAACATGGATGGTTTTGCTAAGAGCTAAAGTAGCATGTGGTTTTACTTAGCTGCATCTCAGCTTAGGATTGCTTTGGCTCATTTAATAACACCGCTCTCAACAGAAACACTTTGACTACAAATTTTCAGATCAAAGAAAGTTTTATAAACATGCATTACCTTTAGTAGGATGCAGAATTATGCCATATCACTACGAAAATGGTTAAACATTAATTTggatccaagaaaaaaaaaaaactcctagaAACCGTCTGTTACAGAAGCACTATTTTTGTTTGCTGATTCACAATGATATTGAGTAATTTCTAGAAAAATATGGGAAGCCCCATCCAAAAGGTTACTAGTGGCAAAGTGAGTTTTCTGTGTTAAGCTGTTAATGTACTGTCTGTACCTCCAATAGTCTTCCCTAACTGACAGGGAAATAACTTGCTCTGCTGGGAGAAGCAGGGGCCCCATATTAAAATAGTGTTACATTTGAAATCCAATGTGATGCCTCAAAGCTTAATGAAGAAACATAATTTCAGTAATAACCCTTGAGATTTTTatgaattgaattgaatctcaaattgaatctcaaccATGACTTTTCCAATGATAAAACGTTTTCTCacactttttctcattgaattgaatctggccctaaaaTCAGGGAAAAACCCGTGTCCAAATCTTTAGCTATTGCTTTGTTCACTGTGTGGTAGATATGGGACCCTTCTGGTTTTTTATGAGAGCCAAGCTTGAAATGTACAAAATATCAGAGTGACTATCTGGATCTGGACTTATCTTGAGACCAGTAAGTAATTTTCTGCAGAGATCATATGAGATCATCTAGTGAGTCTGCCATGGCAAGTAAAAATATGCCTCTTTCCAAGTGTCCCTCCAGTAAACTCCACCCTGACTTCTTTTAAGGGAGGGAAGGATTaaaattctgtgtgtgtgtgtaaatgctgAATTTCAGCTTGATATGAGAGTACAAATGCATTCTTGCATTAaattgttcacttttaagttaacttttattatgatgtagagggtgatattctgagacaaatttcaactggttttcattttttatcatttgtggtttttgagttatttaactttttattcagctatttcagcaagctggttgctagggtccacatttccctagcaaccatgcattgatttgaatataagactggaatatgaataagagaggcctgaatagaaagataagtaataaaaagtagcagtaacaatacatgtgtagccttacagatcatttgtttttagatggggtcagtgacccctgtttgaaagttggaaagagtcagaagacagcaaatagtttaaaaaaactataaaaaaataaataatcaaaaccaattgaaaagttgcttagaattggcctttctataacatactaaaagttaacttaaagttagtgatgggcgaatttattcggcaggcgcaaactcgcggcgaattcccacgattcgctgcCGGTGTATAAATTCActaaaccgccgcaaaaatttgccagagtcaagaaaaaatggacaccgtttcacaaatcttttgacatttcgcgaattttgcgggaaattcgcaaatttttaggtgaaaagccccaaattcgcccatcactacttaaagatgaaccaccctttaaagaaTGATCTAATAAGGCACCTGCCTGGTCGCGGTCATAGTTAAGTGCATGTAATGAGATAAGTTTGGGGAATGGCCCAGTGGTCCCAAGAGATATGTATTGGATGATGCGATAGCAACATTGTTGTTTTTATATCGATTACTACATTGTTGGGTGGAGTATTTTGctcataatattaattatatgtgTGGTGCTGCTGATTCCTTACATAAGCTACTATATTGTCGTGTAATttcaaatttccaaaaaatttaaagaaacattCTATAAAACTTAAGATCTATGAGCCCCTGCTATTAGAGAAATACAACGTTTTTATTGAGAAATAGTCAGTTTACATACAGGAACTGAAAAAACGGTACATTGTAGATTGAAATAATTAAGAAAAGGAAACATACTATAGCAAACAGAGAAAATAGAAGTAGTAGCAGGTAGTCATAGTACAGTAAAGGAGCTCTATTTTGCCTTTAATATGTACAGTTCAATTAGAAAGTCCCCTGAGCTCCCACATCAACCAGTTCTTCAGGTTGCTAGGGGTCTTATTTTCAGGACCTCAGCTAAAGTTGGGGATACTATTTAGGTGAGATTAAAGACTCTCCAAGAGATTATGAACCACAAAAGCATCTGCCCATATTTCCATTGTTTATTCTTATATGCCATTAAGTGATGAAGTATGGGCAGACGGTTTTGTGGTTCATAATCTCTTGTAGAGTCTTTACCCTGACCTAAATAGTATCCTTTACAAACCAGTTTTGACCTGAAACTATTGTATTATTTCCATTTGCATAATATACATCTATATCTATGGAAGAACCAAGATTATAGAAGGCACTCATGTTTGGTAGTTTATATTTGCCTGGGTACAGTACAACAGATGTTGGTATTAAAACTATGTTGTGCTTCTTTTTACACTTTCATAAAGGCTGAACCTCAGTCTCCCTACAATAAACCACCATtttcctgctgtgagttctgagTTTTTCCTCCTTCTGTTGGTATCTAtgtgtatatctatgtatatctgtctgtctatctatatacacagacatactgtatatacactatgTTTAGTGGCTATGCTTCCCAGTGATGTAATGTCTTTTTGCCTctttttgttcatgtttttttgaATGTCCATATGCTTTTATCACAAAAACAGgaagcaataaatataaatataacaatttataGTAAGCATTGAATAAATATCAGCAGAGAGATGATTATGATTAACAAATGTATAAGGCACCAACAATTTCTTTGATGTTCCCAAAAGCAGATTATAGTAAATTTTCCCCAACATCTCTGCaatatttgacatttttgttttgttttatgttttggtTGAAAGTAAAGGTTATCCTAGCAAGGCTTGCATGAAAGACTGGGCCCCTATAAAATGTGCATGTTGTTACCTTACTAGAAGTTGGGGGTCGCACTTTTACATAAGCATAACTGGTacagtttttctctttgttttgcaGGCACCATGAAGtggaatttattcatccatctaaTTGTCTCTTCGTTTGCAATAAATTTGGTTCATGGGCAGTGTCCAAGCGATTGTATATGTCCTAGGCCTGGCCAGGTGGATTGTTCTGGACCAGACATCTTAGTGATTCCGGATAACATTCCTCAGAACATCAGAACACTGCAGATAGTCAACACTGAAGTTACAGAGCTACCAAATGGCATTCTTCAGAACATGACTGCCTTATTGATTTTAAGGATTGAAAAAAATGAACTTTCTACCGTTGGATCCACAGCATTTCACAACCTAATATCTCTCCGATATCTCAGTCTGGCAAACAATAGACTACAAGAATTGCATGGCAATTTGTTTAAAGACTTGGCAAAACTGGAGACACTTATTTTGTCTAACAACCAAATCAATCAGATCCATCCTTCACTGTTTACAGCACTGAGTAATGTGAAAGATCTTCAGTTGCTGGGGAACAACCTGGAGTCCATACCAGTAGGAGTTTTTGACCAGATGAGTGGGCTTCTTAAACTAAATTTAGCTAAAAACAATATCAGATACTTACCTCCTCAAGCTATGGACAATCTCGCTAAACTTCAAACCCTTCGACTGtatgaaaaccagctgcaagaTATTCCAGCAGGCTTCTTAAAGAAACTTAGCAGCCTTCAGGAAGTTGCATTACATAGCAATAAAATCAACACACTCTCTGCAGATACCTTCTCCGGGAATCCATATTTACAGAGAGTGTTCTTATCAAACAATGAGGTTGAAACACTGCCACAGGGTATATTTCTGAATTTACCTGAGATCACCAAGTTAACACTATATGGAAATGCGCTAAAAGAGCTTAACTCAGAAGTATTTGGTCCTATGCCAAAGCTGAAAGAACTCTGGCTTTATGATAACCAACTTGAAGTACTTACAGATAATGTATTCAGTAACCTTACAGAGATAGTTCTGCTAGTTATAAGTAAGAACAGAATCCACTCCATCTCCACTCATGCTTTTTATGGACTGAAAGAACTTCAGGAGCTTTCACTGCACACCAATATTCTTACAACTTTGGACCAAGATGTTCTTAAATGTTTACCTAAGCTGCAGAATATTTCTcttcatagcaataaaattgaaTATCTCCCAGGTGCCCTCTTTAAAAACATGGACACTGTAATGAACATACAGCTGCAAAACAACTCATTGGAGAATATTCCAGATGGCTTTTTTGACTCGTTGGTACAGCTACACGAAGTCAAACTTTAtgaaaatccatggaaatgtgaccACAATCTCCTCTCTCTAAAAAACTGGATATCTGAAAACATGAATAAACTTGGCAACCATAGTCAACTAGTCTGCACCAACCCACCTTTCAATGGTTACCCAATTTCTGAACTAAGCGAGCAGCAGTTAACATCGCAGGATTTTACAGAGGAACCAGATTTGTTCCAGTCCACATCCAACTATGATACAAGTAGTCCTGAAAAAACATATCATACTGCCACTATGCCCAGCCTTACAGATACCACAATGAGTCACGATTCAGAGGATGTTTCCATAGCGGATGAAACACTTGTGCCAGATGATGACGCAAAAGACAATGGTAGAGTTAAAATGACGGGAGGCGTTGTAATCGCAATAATAGTTTTGTGCTGCATAGCACTTGTGGCTGCTGCCATTGCTTGCATACTATTCAACAGAAGGAAGAAAAGCCATGTGGTTCTTATGAGAATGAAACAACAGAATGAATCGAATAAAAATGGTGAATGTTAACAATGCACTGCTAGTGTGCTATTTCCTTAAGGAAACAAGTTGTTTTGGTATACTAGGAAACAAATGAACTATTACACTAGGAAATtagtatttccttttattctctgtGTTTTACAATTGCTGATAGTGGGCTCTGGTTTGTGTGCCAGCAAGGGtattgtttattttgctgttGAAAAGTCCAAGATGACTATAGAAGAATGACATATATAAGGGTATTTTATTGCAAATGCCTATGAGCTTCCTGTTGGGTTTTTACACTTATGCATAATAAGCAGGTATATCATCAGCGTGAGAGCATCAAGGGACCTTAATGGGTGCTAATTAGCTTAGACTTGATCCCATAGTATATCTCATGTACTAGTTTTCAATTAGGCCCAAAATaatgtccaaaataaaaatggtgaTATGAGATAAATGATGTCAATAGCATAAAAAACTAGCACACAGTGTAACCATgttctttgcacattttattgcatAGTAAATTATAATGGAGATACCTGTTTTTTGCATTAAAACGTTATATTACAGTCACTGCTCACTACCATAAAAGACAATTTTCTTCTTATTTTCCATTGGGAGTTGAGTCGCAATGTGATCACAAAGTAAGCAGAGTGGAAATTGTTAGCATTGGACATGTTTTCACCCATTAACTACACATCTGAGTATATTTCTAAATCTAGCATTAAGAAGCTTTGTGATAATTTGGATTTATCGCCCATTGTGGGAAGCTACTTTATAAGAGAAAATGATAACTCTGGGAAATGATAAATAATTGTGCAAATGATACatactatgatatatatattgtattttgcatttatttataatatatccaTCGGCATCAAGGCATTGTTAGATATTCTTCGCTGCAAAATACTTTAAGTGCGTCTTCTGATTTCTGTGCAGTTATCAAGATTTATAACAATCCTTTGGATTAATGTAATGAAAGATGCAATGTTTTCCCAGGTCTGGGGACCCACGTTAACTGCCCAGTAAGTGCAACTAAGTGCCTTGACTTTGCAACTTGTATTACATTACCTCcaatgtatgtaaatattttcagTATTATATAAATCTTTTATAGCCCATCGTGTGCATATGACTGTTATTTTTAGGATGTCATGAACTAGTTTTGTACTGAACAATCCTATAataaattttatacatttttaataaactatAGCAACAACAGGAATGGATGTATTGATGGTGGCTTAGTGGTGTCACTAGTAACTATGAAACAACGCCACTTTGTAGTAATTTTGACCTCTAAGCCATACCCAAAATTACCCTCATGTGCCAGTACCCTTTACAGTTAGGTAAGCCATTTTTGATAATGGGGGGGTCTAGTATTAACCAAAGTCGAGACACCCTGAATGATGAGTGGGTTTTTATTGAGGGTTTGTTCTTAAGGCCCCCATGCAcggactgataaaagctgccgacagaccgagtcggggagagatccgctcatttggtgttgtcaccaaacaagcagatctccctgtgtatggcaacctttataCACAGGGATGTAATGTATAATGGGAAATGTACACCAGCTCTGTGCAAACTATGTTTTAAACTAGGAATATAtccatatattgatatatatatatatatatattactcatgCTGGGATGCTATATAGTAGTGATTTATTTCAAGCAAATTATGAAGTGGAAATGATTTAACCCTCCAAATCCCTAAATGTTAGCCATCAGGGACACTACAGGCTACACAAACTCAAACTATTGGGAATAGTCTTGCATGTATCCACTTTTACATCTGAGTCACTGAGACTATCcccataaagaataaaaattaattataattataaaaaattataaaaccacAAAAGCATATTTTTGGTGATGTCAATGTTATTGTTATGGTATCCATACCAGCCATAAGGCAGAAGAGCCTTTCCTACCGCAGGCATTCCATGGGCTGTAAGAACAAATGAAGTAGAAGTACACTGGAAGTATCAAGCTGGCACAGGTTGAAGAGCAGGGTTGGGAAGCAAAGGCTAACtcaaaataaaaaggaatggAAACCACTAATCATAGACATTTCTCCACAAAAAGGTACATAAATATTGTTTTGGGTGGCGGTTTACTTTTCAGAAAGTACCTCTAATACAGTTTTCTACACATGTATACAAGGTAAAACCATTTAAATGGCATTTTACATGTCCCTTTGCTAGATCTGACTTTTGTGGATCGAATACAAATCTGACTACATTAATGTAAGTACTGTGCGGCAACTGCATTTGTTAGTCATATGTATTGTTAcctctgtttttaaataaaagtctgaatttttaatATCTtattgttcaaattatttttaccaTTACTCAAGATCAAAATACATCTTATAAAATGGCTTACTTACCAtaacataaaacaatgaaaatctgTTATGAAAGACTATCATTTAGTctgacttaaagggcacctatcacagccaaaatcaaacacatattaacaatctgaccagtacaacataaaaacgtttaatcaaactacatatatcgttttttgaaaaaaactgcaggttttaaaaaatcccttactttgtcaagtgttttttttcactgagggagtccatactgagactataacagagactataatatgcaaatttcaggagcatgctcagattgtaacactgctttgggTATtgtacccagaatgccttgttttagtaaactcctccactagaagtatcaggagatttcccaatcttgtcccctgctggtgatgtcattatgcaaatgaagggcacccACTAACTTTcagaaggtggcagcacttctgaacagcagctaacacagaggttcgGCTGatttgaaaattgcttagaaagggttgataagcaacaaggaatttcaaatgagcatgtgcga
The genomic region above belongs to Xenopus laevis strain J_2021 chromosome 5L, Xenopus_laevis_v10.1, whole genome shotgun sequence and contains:
- the lrrc15.L gene encoding leucine-rich repeat-containing protein 15 → MKWNLFIHLIVSSFAINLVHGQCPSDCICPRPGQVDCSGPDILVIPDNIPQNIRTLQIVNTEVTELPNGILQNMTALLILRIEKNELSTVGSTAFHNLISLRYLSLANNRLQELHGNLFKDLAKLETLILSNNQINQIHPSLFTALSNVKDLQLLGNNLESIPVGVFDQMSGLLKLNLAKNNIRYLPPQAMDNLAKLQTLRLYENQLQDIPAGFLKKLSSLQEVALHSNKINTLSADTFSGNPYLQRVFLSNNEVETLPQGIFLNLPEITKLTLYGNALKELNSEVFGPMPKLKELWLYDNQLEVLTDNVFSNLTEIVLLVISKNRIHSISTHAFYGLKELQELSLHTNILTTLDQDVLKCLPKLQNISLHSNKIEYLPGALFKNMDTVMNIQLQNNSLENIPDGFFDSLVQLHEVKLYENPWKCDHNLLSLKNWISENMNKLGNHSQLVCTNPPFNGYPISELSEQQLTSQDFTEEPDLFQSTSNYDTSSPEKTYHTATMPSLTDTTMSHDSEDVSIADETLVPDDDAKDNGRVKMTGGVVIAIIVLCCIALVAAAIACILFNRRKKSHVVLMRMKQQNESNKNGEC